A part of Podarcis raffonei isolate rPodRaf1 chromosome 12, rPodRaf1.pri, whole genome shotgun sequence genomic DNA contains:
- the LOC128424011 gene encoding vomeronasal type-2 receptor 26-like, which yields MTPLMIRNGICIAFSKIYTEEDLFQLMDPSEAVINRRQVGVFVCYVTDTKEIFLIMETCITIEKYWKKEIPGTVWITTTFQDINVSLTFSPLYIQYIQGSLSFAIKTRIRSTKHGYDESLFRNFFLFWSVAFNCSYAKHVLSPKGQIRCREKEERESLPQEEIESALSGDNYGTYINVQAAAQALNAAFSSRPRRMLMVGEGAEWEQGRLQSWQLHPFLKEIQCLNTSRGTICLDENWELPPDFDIMNWVMFPNQSRALVKIGSITREASTGVKFTINPEAIEWPEKFHKAVPRSRCSKICQPGFAKVVPEGKPVCCYACDPCAEGTMSNQEDAERCTKCPEDQHPNKDRDQCVSKIITFLAYEEHLGIILASIVLFLSSTAGIVLGIFIKYKETPIVKANNRDLSYILLASLLLSCLSSFLFIGQPRIATCLLRQTAFSIIFSIAVSSVLAKTITVVLAFLATKPGNRVRRWLGKSLANSIVISCSGVQVLICTIWLGSSPPFPEPDMHSQAEEIILQCNEGSVAMFYVALGYLGFLAAICFTVAFLARKLPGSFNEAKLITFSMLVFCSVWVSFVPTYLSTKGKYMVAVQIFSMLASSAGLLGCIFLPKCYVIVLRPDLNTKEHLGTRT from the exons ATGACACCTCTGATGATCAGAAATGGGATCTGCATTGCCTTCTCAAAAATATATACAGAAGAGGATTTATTTCAACTAATGGACCCAAGTGAAGCTGTTATCAACAGGAGACAAGTCGGGGTATTTGTTTGCTATGTAACTGATACAAAGGAAATTTTCTTAATAATGGAAACATGTATAACTATTGAGAAATATTGGAAGAAGGAAATACCAGGAACAGTCTGGATCACAACTACTTTCCAGGACATCAACGTTAGCTTGACTTTCTCTCCTCTGTACATCCAGTACATTCAAGGTTCTCTCTCTTTCGCAATTAAGACCAGGATAAGGAGCACCAAACATGGTTATGATGAATCACTGTTCCgtaattttttccttttttggagTGTAGCATTTAACTGTTCATATGCAAAGCATGTTTTATCCCCGAAAGGCCAGATAAGatgcagagagaaggaggaacGGGAGTCTTTGCCCCAAGAGGAGATTGAGAGCGCTCTGTCTGGAGACAACTATGGCACTTACATCAATGTTCAAGCTGCAGCCCAGGCCTTGAATGCTGCGTTTTCATCTAGACCACGGCGGATGCTGATGGTGGGAGAAGGAGCCGAATGGGAACAGGGAAGACTTCAGTCATGGCAG CTCCACCCTTTCTTAAAAGAAATCCAGTGTTTGAATACCTCCAGGGGCACAATATGTTTGGATGAGAATTGGGAGCTGCCTCCTGACTTTGATATCATGAATTGGGTGATGTTTCCCAATCAGTCTCGTGCTCTAGTGAAGATTGGCAGTATAACGAGAGAGGCATCTACTGGCGTCAAGTTCACCATCAACCCAGAAGCCATTGAGTGGCCTGAGAAGTTTCACAAG GCTGTGCCTCGTTCCAGGTGTAGCAAAATATGTCAACCTGGATTTGCAAAGGTGGTTCCAGAAGGAAAGCCTGTTTGCTGCTATGCTTGTGATCCATGTGCGGAAGGAACCATGTCCAACCAAGAAG aTGCAGAACGTTGCACCAAATGCCCAGAAGATCAACATCCAAACAAGGACAGAGATCAATGTGTCTCCAAGATTATCACCTTCCTGGCTTATGAAGAACATCTGGGGATCATCTTagcttccattgtcctcttcttaTCTTCTACAGCAGGCATTGTGTTAGGAATCTTCATTAAATACAAAGAAACCccaatagtcaaagccaacaaccgggacctctccTACATCCTGCTTGCCTCCCTTCTGCTTTCCTgtttgtcctccttcctcttcattgggCAACCAAGAATAGcgacctgccttctccgacaaacggccttcagcatcatcttctccattGCAGTTTCTTCTGTCTTGGCCAAGACCATCACggtggtgctggccttcctggccacaaagcccgggaacagggtgaggagatggctagggaagagtctggccaactccattgtcatcTCCTGTTCTGGTGTGCAAGTtctcatctgcaccatctggctgggctcttctcccccattcccagagccCGACATGCACTCCCAGGCGGAAGAGATCATCTTGCAATGCAACGAAGGCTCTGTGGCCATGTTTTATGTTGCCCTCGGCTAcctgggcttcctggctgccatctgcttcacggtggctttcctagccaggaagctgcctggctccttcaacgaagccaagctgatcaccttcagcatgctggtcttctgcagtgtttgggtgtcttttgtgcccacctacctgagcaccaagggcaagtacatggtggctgtgcagatcttctctatgttggcctccagtgctgggctcctgggctgcatcttcctcCCCAAGTGCTACGTTATTGTGctgaggcctgatctgaataCAAAGGAGCACCTGGGAACAAGGACTTAA